The Camelina sativa cultivar DH55 chromosome 18, Cs, whole genome shotgun sequence DNA window AAGTAACAAGCCTGAAGGAACTCCAACAAGATAATATGATCCAAGATTGATAAATGCTCCTATCTTCTGCCATCCACATCCTCTAGCAACCCCTGTTTAATTAACcggaaaatcaaacaaaaaataaccagACTTAACCAAGTTCCTCATGATTAGGGTGTTTCTAAAAGCCTTTACttgtgagaaaagaaagaaataaaaacctGAGAGAACGCATTGAAGACTGTCTAGAAAGTTGCCTAATGCGAGAATTGGCATCATCGAGGCTACGTAGGTGACTACTTCTGTTTCACTACTATAAGCCAATCCCCAGATATTCCTTATGAGTATCAAAATTGATCCGATCACTATACTTTCTGCGATTGCAATCCATATGACCACACGCACCGCAAGTTTAGCCACTCTCGGATTACCGGCTCCTAACTCATTCGAGACCCTCGTGCTGCACCAAATTTAATTAAGGGATATTCAATGGTCTATATTATGAGTTTGATGTAAGGCTATATGATTTGGTTTGTTACCTTGCAGCACCACTGAGACCAAATGGGATCATCCACATTGTTCCTGATGTATTAAGGCTGCAAATATTTTATGACCATAAGTCATTTTTGAAAATCAAGAACTAGGAATTATACACAATAATTCATATGAATCATTCTTACCAGATTGAGAGAACAGAAGTTTCTAGAACTGGGTTTGGAAGTAGTCCTGATAAGAGAACTAAAAGTTCAAAGGACCACATCTCTAAGCTGGATACAAACAACAATACTTCAAAATATCAAGATAGCTTAGTTAAGTGTGATGCAAGTAACTGATTCATTAATTCATATGTGTACTACCAGACCATAAGTGCAGAAGGAACAGCTAGTCTCAGAAAAGGGATGATATCGCGTAGAGCCTCCTTAGAGAAACCGGTCCAAGTCAGTGAGCAAGAAGGCGAAAACTTGACGTAACAGAACAAGAGAATGACATTAAGCCAATACGAAATGGAGTTAGCTAGAGCAGCTCCTTGAAACCCTAAACCAGATTTAAAAACCAAGACCCAACAAAGAAGGACATGAAGAGAAGTGGTGACTCCGGAGCAGAAAACCACAGGAAACACATTGTTTTGTGCCTGCAAGAACCTGTTAAAGCAT harbors:
- the LOC104761255 gene encoding protein DETOXIFICATION 16 (The sequence of the model RefSeq protein was modified relative to this genomic sequence to represent the inferred CDS: added 1 base not found in genome assembly), yielding MREDRERGEDELSWPLIGEKSSVKEEVKKQLWLSGPLIAVSLLQFCLQVISVMFVGHLGSLPLSAASIATSFASVTGFSFLMGTASALDTLCGQSFGAKKYGMLGIQMQRAMFVLTLASIPLSIIWANTEHFLVFFGQNKAIATLAGSYAKFMIPSIFAYGLLQCFNRFLQAQNNVFPVVFCSGVTTSLHVLLCWVLVFKSGLGFQGAALANSISYWLNVILLFCYVKFSPSCSLTWTGFSKEALRDIIPFLRLAVPSALMVCLEMWSFELLVLLSGLLPNPVLETSVLSICLNTSGTMWMIPFGLSGAASTRVSNELGAGNPRVAKLAVRVVIWIAIAESIVIGSILILIRNIWGLAYSSETEVVTYVASMMPILALGNFLDSLQCVLSGVARGCGWQKIGAFINLGSYYLVGVPSGLLLAFHFHVGGRGLWLGIICALVVQVFGLALVTIFTNWDEEAKKATHRVESCSSVKDFAVHDRSTVVF